A part of Liolophura sinensis isolate JHLJ2023 chromosome 1, CUHK_Ljap_v2, whole genome shotgun sequence genomic DNA contains:
- the LOC135463665 gene encoding LOW QUALITY PROTEIN: zinc finger protein Noc-like (The sequence of the model RefSeq protein was modified relative to this genomic sequence to represent the inferred CDS: inserted 4 bases in 3 codons; deleted 6 bases in 4 codons; substituted 1 base at 1 genomic stop codon): MLTSSTAQYLHPDYLQPLPTTLDAKKSPLALLAQTCSSIGKDSSPSKTIIPPIEKKEVGKGTPEKPGSRDGKKSASEEKKDSSRDSHKTSSHRSSAPPKEVPPLVPIASSSDEHSRSPPTGWIPESQDQPRLPPPPKPPLPRRSRRLLTPVTALPSPNTRLILWRMRPQVSRATPALSHCPLLGHGVPIDSLASSQAYHSSLGAHAGLGLSGAAAMKXRASSVSPYVAYARVRTPAGGSTLVPICRXPYCTNCQLTLQNAHLSSTCTASGCAQCAHEKALTAASLPSLKFKSPFGITASPRTFSAALAGVSASNSALSSLYPHSMLSAAHRLPYVCNWVSGSDYCGKRFPTSEELLQHLRTHTTXCQXCGLAALPHTAFGLPSASALAACHSHLTAPGSLSPNSIRRGYPLSLSPVSNMLGSSRYHPYNLAGVPQVPGAGLSHSTLGAYYSPYTLYGQRLGAAAVP; the protein is encoded by the exons ATGTTGACTTCAAGCACAGCTCAGTATCTCCACCCGGATTATTTGCAACCTTTACCAACAACG CTTGATGCTAAGAAAAGTCCTCTTGCCTTGCTGGCTCAAACATGCAGCAGCATCGGAAAAGATTCCTCTCCTTCCAAGACAATAATTCCACCGATTGAGAAAAAAGAAGTTGGCAAAGGAACCCCAGAGAAACCCGGCAGCAGAGATGGGAAAAAGTCGGCATCTGAAGAGAAGAAAGACTCAAGTCGGGATTCCCATAAAACCTCATCCCATCGCTCGTCTGCACCTCCTAAAGAAGTCCCTCCTCTGGTGCCTATAGCGAGTTCCTCAGACGAACACTCGCGCAGTCCACCAACAGGCTGGATTCCAGAAAGTCAAGATCAACCTCGCCTTCC GCCACCTCCCAAACCACCACTTCCTCGTCGCTCACGTCGTCTCCTTACTCCAGTCACAGCTCTTCCATCTCCAAACACGCGCCTCATCCTCTGGCGTATGCGGCCGCAGGTATCTCGGGCTACCCCAGCTCTCTCTCACTGCCCACTGCTGGGACATGGAGTGCCCATTGACTCTCTCGCAAGTTCCCAGGCCTACCACTCGTCCCTGGGGGCTCATGCTGGCCTCGGCTTGTCGGGTGCTGCGGCTATGA TACGGGCTTCTTCTGTGTCGCCCTATGTGGCTTACGCTCGCGTTCGAACTCCAGCCGGTGGCTCAACATTAGTACCCATATGCA GACCTTACTGTACGAACTGTCAGTTGACACTGCAG AACGCCCACCTGTCTTCCACGTGTACAGCTTCTGGGTGTGCACAGTGTGCCCACGAGAAAGCTCTCACGGCAGCGTCTTTACCCTCCCTCAAGTTTAAGTCTCCCTTCGGGATTACCGCTTCACCCAGGACTTTCTCAGCAGCCCTGGCTGGTGTGTCCGCCTCGAACTCTGCT CTCAGCTCTCTCTACCCACACAGCATGTTGTCAGCTGCTCATAGACTACCTTACGTGTGTAACTGGGTGTCAGGCAGTGATTACTGTGGGAAAAGATTCCCCACATCGGAGGAGCTGTTACAGCACTTACGGACTCACACCAC CTGCCAGTGATGTGGCCTCGCTGCCCTCCCCCATACAGCTTTCGGACTGCCTTCCGCCTCGGCGCTGGCCGCCTGTCACAGCCACCTCACTGCA CCGGGCTCTCTCAGCCCCAACTCCATCAGAAGGGGCTACCCCCTCAGTTTAAGTCCGGTTAGTAATATGCTGGGAAGTAGCCGGTATCACCCTTACAACCTT GCCGGTGTACCCCAGGTTCCGGGTGCCGGATTGTCTCACTCCACCCTCGGGGCGTACTACTCCCCGTACACCCTGTATGGACAGCGACTAGGTGCAGCCGCGGTCCCATGA